In Pseudomonadota bacterium, a single genomic region encodes these proteins:
- the smpB gene encoding SsrA-binding protein SmpB, with translation MGIKLICSNKKARRNYDILETFEAGIALVGSEVKSLRAGKSSMNESYARIADGEIWLVQFHISPYSHANVFNHDPLRPRKLLLHKQEIRRLIGKITEKGLTLVPLRAYFKNGRAKIELALGKGKKIHDKREDLKRKAVKRDMERELKSH, from the coding sequence ATGGGAATTAAATTAATCTGCAGCAACAAAAAAGCCCGGCGCAACTATGATATTCTGGAAACTTTTGAAGCCGGCATTGCCCTGGTCGGCTCTGAAGTTAAATCCCTGCGAGCCGGCAAATCCAGCATGAACGAAAGTTACGCCAGGATTGCCGATGGAGAAATCTGGCTGGTGCAGTTTCACATCAGCCCCTATAGCCACGCCAACGTTTTCAACCACGACCCGCTCCGGCCCCGTAAATTACTACTTCATAAACAGGAAATTCGCCGATTGATCGGTAAAATTACCGAGAAAGGGTTGACGCTGGTACCCCTGCGTGCCTATTTTAAGAATGGCAGGGCCAAAATTGAGTTGGCCCTGGGAAAAGGCAAAAAGATCCATGACAAACGGGAAGATTTGAAGAGGAAAGCGGTAAAAAGAGATATGGAAAGGGAATTAAAAAGCCACTGA
- a CDS encoding SoxR reducing system RseC family protein has product MKKETGIVTRIEDGIAFVRKPQSRKCENCSGKGSCMVLEHADEVVIKVNNTLDARPGDEVGLQIGQQSYGSKRLSLFFIAIFALIVGGAIGRYCTRFIAGPTGQYLPSLFGLGLLIISAILWRKYFKHQEQRQPQPIMEKIIHSKSQDKHGN; this is encoded by the coding sequence ATGAAAAAGGAAACAGGAATTGTCACCAGGATTGAAGACGGCATTGCTTTTGTCCGCAAGCCTCAAAGCCGGAAATGTGAAAACTGCTCCGGAAAGGGATCATGCATGGTCCTGGAACATGCCGATGAGGTGGTTATCAAGGTCAACAATACCCTTGATGCCCGTCCCGGCGACGAGGTTGGTTTGCAAATCGGCCAACAATCCTACGGCTCAAAACGACTGTCACTTTTTTTTATTGCCATTTTCGCTCTCATAGTCGGCGGTGCAATCGGAAGATACTGCACCCGATTTATTGCCGGTCCCACCGGACAATACCTGCCATCATTATTCGGCCTCGGGCTGCTTATCATCTCGGCAATTCTCTGGCGAAAATACTTTAAACACCAGGAGCAACGACAACCGCAGCCGATAATGGAAAAAATTATCCACAGTAAATCACAGGATAAACATGGGAATTAA